A window of Streptomyces marispadix contains these coding sequences:
- a CDS encoding FAD-binding and (Fe-S)-binding domain-containing protein, with the protein MPLLDPGHGALRPLTDAGHVPAHDRVPEGLASGTPQPLRGALTRLLGEEKVLWKVSDLVRYASDASPYRFVPQVVVVAEDADDVSKVLAYAREHGRQVVFRAGGTSLNGQAQGEDILVDVRRHWAGVEVLGEDGARARIGPGTTVVRVNAALAPYGRLIGPDPASAIACTIGGVVANNASGMTAGTTRNSYRTVASLTLVLPSGTVVDTGAPDADEKLARAEPALCEGLLALKAEIEADAALTARIRAKYELKNTNGYRLDAFLDGDTPVSILRGLAVGSEGTLGFISEVVFDTLPLHRRISTGLLFFPSLAAAAAAVPRFNEAGATAVELMDGNTLRASVSVAGVPADWAELPKGTAALLVEFRSPDEAAQEERERAAEALMADLELVAPVASVTNTFTRDAKTIGFYWKARKAFVSAVGGSRPAGTTLITEDFAVPPSRLAEACEALLGLQERHGFDAAVAGHAAHGNLHFLLAFDAADEGDVARYAAFMDDFCKLTVERFDGSLKAEHATGRNIAPFLQLEWGEQATELMWRIKQTVDPDGVLAPRVLLDRDPKAHLRGLKSIPKVEAVADPCIECGFCEPTCPSGDLTTTPRQRIVLRREMLRQPPESAVNDSLLDSYGYDAVDTCAGDSTCALACPVGIDTGALMKDFRHRRHSPREERNAERAARRFQLVERAARLGVAAANGLRRKVMPRRGERLLESLTGAARKAVRPDLVPEWLPQIPSAAAKRLPATDRDGAAAVYYPACVNRIFGEPEGYEGPSLPQSMVIVSARAGRPVWIPEDVTGTCCATIWHSKGYEAGNALMANRIVEAAWRWTDGGELPLVVDASSCTLGLGEEVVPYLTPANRKLHERLTVVDSVTWAARELLPRLKVVRRTGSAVLHPTCSTQHLGGGELLREVAQACAEEVVVPVDVRCCGFAGDRGMLHKELTASATAREAAEVNSRAYDAYLSANRMCEVGMDHATGGRGYRSVVMELERATRPE; encoded by the coding sequence ATGCCGCTGCTCGACCCAGGACACGGCGCGCTGCGGCCCCTGACGGACGCCGGTCATGTGCCCGCGCACGACCGTGTCCCGGAGGGCCTGGCGAGCGGCACCCCACAGCCGCTCCGCGGCGCCCTGACCCGGCTGCTGGGCGAGGAGAAGGTGCTGTGGAAGGTCTCGGACCTGGTGCGTTACGCCTCCGACGCCAGCCCGTACCGCTTCGTGCCGCAGGTCGTCGTGGTCGCCGAGGACGCGGACGACGTCTCGAAGGTGCTCGCCTACGCGCGTGAGCACGGCCGCCAGGTCGTCTTCCGCGCCGGGGGCACCTCGCTGAACGGGCAGGCGCAGGGCGAGGACATCCTCGTCGACGTGAGGCGCCACTGGGCGGGCGTCGAGGTCCTCGGCGAGGACGGGGCACGTGCCCGCATCGGCCCGGGTACGACGGTGGTGCGGGTCAACGCCGCGCTCGCGCCCTACGGGAGGCTGATCGGCCCGGACCCGGCGAGCGCCATCGCGTGCACCATCGGCGGCGTCGTCGCCAACAACGCCTCCGGGATGACGGCCGGGACGACCCGCAACTCCTACCGCACCGTCGCCTCCCTCACCCTCGTACTGCCGTCGGGAACGGTCGTCGACACCGGCGCCCCCGACGCCGACGAGAAGCTGGCGCGCGCCGAACCCGCCCTGTGCGAGGGCTTGCTGGCGCTCAAGGCGGAGATCGAGGCGGACGCGGCGCTCACCGCCCGCATCCGCGCCAAGTACGAGCTGAAGAACACCAACGGCTACCGCCTCGACGCCTTCCTCGACGGCGACACCCCCGTGAGCATCCTGCGGGGCCTGGCCGTCGGCTCGGAGGGGACGCTCGGCTTCATCTCCGAGGTCGTCTTCGACACGCTGCCGCTGCACCGCCGCATCTCCACGGGGCTTTTGTTCTTCCCCTCGCTCGCCGCTGCCGCCGCCGCGGTGCCCCGCTTCAACGAGGCCGGTGCGACGGCCGTCGAGCTGATGGACGGCAATACGCTGCGCGCCTCGGTCAGCGTCGCGGGCGTGCCTGCCGACTGGGCGGAGCTGCCGAAGGGGACAGCGGCGCTGCTGGTGGAGTTCAGGTCGCCCGACGAGGCGGCGCAGGAGGAGCGGGAGCGGGCCGCCGAGGCGCTGATGGCGGACCTCGAACTGGTCGCGCCCGTGGCGTCGGTGACGAACACCTTCACGCGGGACGCGAAGACCATCGGCTTCTACTGGAAGGCACGAAAGGCCTTCGTCTCGGCCGTCGGCGGCTCACGGCCCGCCGGTACGACACTGATCACCGAGGACTTCGCGGTGCCGCCGTCGCGTCTCGCGGAGGCGTGCGAGGCGCTGCTCGGCCTTCAGGAGCGGCACGGCTTCGACGCCGCCGTGGCCGGGCACGCCGCCCACGGGAATCTGCACTTCCTGCTGGCGTTCGACGCCGCCGACGAGGGGGACGTGGCGCGCTACGCCGCGTTCATGGACGACTTCTGCAAGCTGACCGTCGAACGCTTCGACGGCTCACTCAAGGCCGAGCACGCCACGGGCCGCAACATCGCGCCTTTCCTCCAGCTCGAATGGGGCGAGCAGGCCACCGAGTTGATGTGGCGGATCAAGCAGACCGTCGACCCGGACGGCGTGCTCGCTCCGCGCGTGCTGCTGGACCGCGACCCCAAGGCACATCTGCGGGGGCTGAAGTCCATCCCGAAGGTCGAGGCCGTGGCCGACCCCTGCATCGAGTGCGGCTTCTGCGAACCGACGTGTCCCAGCGGCGACTTGACGACCACACCCCGCCAGCGCATCGTGCTGCGCCGGGAGATGCTGCGCCAGCCCCCCGAATCCGCCGTCAACGACAGCCTGCTGGACAGCTACGGCTACGACGCCGTCGACACCTGCGCCGGGGACTCCACCTGCGCCCTGGCGTGCCCCGTCGGCATCGACACCGGCGCGCTGATGAAGGACTTCCGCCACCGTCGGCACTCGCCGCGTGAGGAGCGCAACGCCGAGCGTGCCGCACGCCGTTTCCAACTCGTCGAGCGCGCGGCACGGTTGGGGGTCGCCGCCGCGAACGGGCTGCGCCGCAAGGTGATGCCGCGACGCGGCGAACGGCTCCTGGAGTCCCTGACGGGCGCGGCACGCAAGGCCGTACGCCCCGACCTCGTACCGGAGTGGCTGCCGCAGATCCCCTCCGCGGCGGCGAAGCGGCTGCCCGCAACCGACCGCGACGGCGCGGCCGCCGTCTACTATCCGGCCTGCGTCAACCGCATCTTCGGCGAGCCGGAGGGCTATGAAGGGCCTTCGCTCCCCCAGTCCATGGTGATCGTCTCCGCACGGGCGGGCCGCCCGGTGTGGATCCCCGAGGACGTCACGGGCACCTGCTGCGCGACGATCTGGCACTCCAAGGGCTACGAGGCGGGCAACGCGCTGATGGCCAACCGGATCGTGGAGGCGGCCTGGCGCTGGACGGACGGCGGTGAACTGCCGCTGGTGGTCGACGCCTCGTCCTGCACCCTGGGCCTGGGCGAGGAGGTCGTGCCGTATCTGACGCCCGCGAACCGCAAGCTGCACGAGCGGCTGACGGTCGTCGACTCCGTGACGTGGGCGGCACGGGAGCTGCTGCCTCGGCTGAAGGTCGTACGGCGTACCGGGTCGGCGGTGCTCCATCCGACCTGCTCCACGCAACACCTCGGCGGGGGCGAGCTGTTGCGTGAGGTGGCCCAGGCGTGCGCGGAGGAGGTCGTCGTCCCGGTGGACGTGCGCTGCTGCGGCTTCGCGGGCGACCGGGGCATGCTGCACAAGGAGCTGACCGCTTCGGCGACGGCACGCGAGGCCGCCGAGGTGAACTCCCGGGCCTACGACGCGTATCTGTCGGCGAACCGGATGTGCGAGGTCGGCATGGACCACGCGACGGGCGGGCGTGGCTATCGCTCGGTGGTGATGGAGCTGGAGCGGGCCACACGGCCGGAGTGA
- a CDS encoding ABC transporter ATP-binding protein, whose product MHRDIEWTPPAEDGRADGPPPRQLRRILRLFRPYRGRLAVVGLLVGASSLVSVASPFLLREILDVAIPDRRTGLLSLLALGLIGIAVMSSVFNVLQTYLSTTVGQRVMHDLRTDVYGKLQRMPLAFFTRTRTGEVQSRIANDIGGMQATVTSTATSLVSNLTGVVATVAAMLALDWRLTVASLMLLPFFVWVSRRVGSERKRITTQRQAQMAAMSALVTESLSVSGILLGRTMGRSDSLTRHFADESERLVELEVRSHMAGRWRMSTIGIVMGAIPALLYWTAGMLVHFGGPGFSIGTLVAFVTLQQGLLRPTVSLLSTGVEMQTSLALFQRIFEYLDLRIDIEEPARPVRLECVRGEVRFEHVDFAYGGEGAPATLRGIDLTVPRGSSLAVVGATGAGKSTLGHLVPRLYDVTGGRVLLDGVDVRDLDFDTLSRAVGVVSQETYLFHASVADNLRFAKPDATGEELRAAAEAAQIHDHVAALPDGYDTLVGERGHRFSGGEKQRLALARTILRDPPVLILDEATSALDTRTERDVQRAVDALSAGRTTITIAHRLSTIEGADQIVVLDEGRIVERGTHAELLAADGRYAALVRRDARAAGASAPGPGTEPEPQQASHPQPRESLSPQHVEGGPPADPAGAPVH is encoded by the coding sequence TTGCACCGCGACATCGAGTGGACCCCGCCGGCGGAGGACGGCCGGGCCGACGGGCCCCCGCCCCGGCAGCTCCGGCGCATCCTGCGCCTCTTCCGCCCCTACCGTGGCCGCCTCGCCGTGGTGGGACTGCTGGTCGGGGCGTCGTCGCTGGTGTCCGTCGCTTCGCCGTTCCTGCTGCGCGAGATCCTCGACGTCGCCATTCCCGACCGGCGAACCGGACTGCTGAGCCTGCTCGCTCTGGGGCTGATCGGCATCGCCGTGATGAGCAGCGTCTTCAACGTCCTCCAGACGTATCTGTCGACCACCGTCGGGCAGCGCGTCATGCACGATCTGCGGACCGACGTCTACGGCAAGCTCCAGCGGATGCCGCTGGCGTTCTTCACCCGCACCCGCACCGGAGAGGTCCAGTCCCGCATCGCCAACGACATCGGCGGCATGCAGGCCACCGTCACCTCCACCGCGACGTCGCTGGTCTCCAACCTCACCGGAGTCGTCGCCACCGTCGCCGCCATGCTCGCCCTGGACTGGCGGCTGACGGTCGCGTCGCTGATGCTCCTTCCGTTCTTCGTATGGGTCAGCAGGCGCGTCGGGAGCGAACGCAAGCGCATCACCACCCAGCGGCAGGCGCAGATGGCCGCGATGTCCGCGCTCGTCACCGAGTCGCTGTCCGTCAGCGGCATCCTGCTCGGCCGCACCATGGGCCGTTCCGACTCCCTGACCCGGCACTTCGCGGACGAGTCCGAACGCCTGGTGGAGCTGGAGGTCCGCTCCCACATGGCGGGCCGCTGGCGGATGTCGACCATCGGGATCGTCATGGGCGCCATCCCCGCGCTGCTGTACTGGACGGCCGGGATGCTCGTCCACTTCGGCGGCCCCGGTTTCTCCATCGGCACCCTCGTCGCCTTCGTCACCCTCCAGCAGGGGCTGCTGCGGCCCACGGTGTCCCTGCTGTCGACGGGCGTGGAGATGCAGACGTCCCTCGCCCTCTTCCAGCGCATCTTCGAATACCTCGATCTGCGGATCGACATCGAGGAACCGGCACGTCCCGTAAGGCTGGAGTGTGTGCGCGGCGAAGTCCGCTTCGAGCACGTCGACTTCGCCTACGGAGGTGAGGGCGCCCCCGCGACCCTGCGCGGCATCGACCTCACCGTCCCGCGGGGCTCCTCGCTCGCCGTCGTAGGAGCCACCGGGGCGGGGAAGAGCACGCTCGGACATCTCGTGCCGCGCCTGTACGACGTCACCGGCGGCCGCGTCCTCCTCGACGGCGTCGACGTACGCGACCTCGATTTCGACACCCTCTCCCGCGCGGTCGGCGTCGTCTCGCAGGAGACGTACCTCTTCCACGCCTCCGTCGCCGACAACCTGCGCTTCGCCAAGCCGGACGCGACCGGGGAGGAGCTGCGCGCCGCCGCCGAGGCCGCACAGATCCACGACCACGTCGCCGCGCTGCCCGACGGCTACGACACCCTCGTAGGGGAGCGCGGCCACCGCTTCTCCGGCGGCGAGAAGCAGCGGCTTGCCCTGGCCCGTACGATCCTGCGCGACCCGCCCGTGCTCATCCTCGACGAGGCCACGAGCGCCCTCGACACCCGTACCGAACGGGACGTGCAGCGGGCCGTCGACGCGCTGTCCGCCGGGCGCACCACCATCACCATCGCCCACCGCCTCTCCACGATCGAGGGCGCCGACCAGATCGTGGTGCTCGACGAGGGACGCATCGTGGAACGCGGCACCCACGCCGAACTGCTCGCAGCGGACGGGCGTTACGCGGCACTGGTACGGCGGGACGCCCGCGCCGCCGGCGCGTCCGCGCCTGGCCCGGGTACGGAGCCCGAGCCGCAACAGGCCTCGCACCCGCAGCCGAGGGAGTCCCTGTCCCCGCAGCACGTCGAAGGCGGCCCGCCCGCGGACCCGGCCGGCGCGCCCGTCCATTGA
- a CDS encoding bifunctional polysaccharide deacetylase/glycosyltransferase family 2 protein encodes MAPTVTRARHAQPGRLSAARRPAFFGPRAVVALLALLGLVGVMLFDGYLNAELGDDDRVRENAAPSGKVPERILNGGSTVWINKGKARSRPVPRKTIALTFDDGPDPRWTPKILAVLEKYDVPGTFFVVGSMTARYPGAVWDIVEGGNEIGVHTFTHVDLSYQSADRVEREMAQTQLALAGAAGVNTSLFRAPYSSTPDAIDDFSWPVYRRLGARGYTSAFVDTDSEDWQNPGVEKIVQNATPKGAKGASVLFHDSGGDRTQTVTALASYIEKMKARGYTFTTVSDASRRPSPHRPVTGVPLWQGRALVAATAVAEFAMPPLVVGLTVAGLAVLGRSVLMLVLARRHHRQRNGRGFRWGTEVVEPVSVIVPAYNEKECIAGTVASLARSTHPVEIIVVDDGSTDGTPEIVEALALRNVRLVRQRNAGKAAALNRGIAHARWGIVVMMDGDTVFEPETIRTLVQPFADPSVGAVAGNAKVGNRRTVIGAWQHIEYVTGFNLDRRMYDLLRCMPTIPGAVGAFRRRALADTGGLSEDTLAEDTDVTIALQRAGWRVVYAEHAVAWTEAPGSMRELWRQRYRWSYGTMQALWKHRRSVFDRGQAGRFGRVGLPLVVLFQILTPLLAPLIDLFTLYAAIFIDPLKSLAAWGLVLAVQLLSTAYAFRLDREKYRYLLMLPLQQIVYRQLMYLVLIHSCITAATGGRMRWQKLKRTGEVGALRAG; translated from the coding sequence ATGGCCCCCACCGTCACCCGGGCCCGGCACGCACAGCCCGGCCGGCTGTCCGCGGCCCGCCGCCCCGCCTTCTTCGGACCGCGCGCCGTCGTGGCGCTGCTGGCTCTGCTCGGACTCGTCGGCGTGATGCTCTTCGACGGCTATCTCAACGCCGAACTCGGGGACGACGACCGGGTGCGGGAGAACGCCGCCCCCTCCGGGAAGGTACCGGAGCGCATCCTCAACGGCGGGTCCACGGTGTGGATCAACAAGGGCAAGGCACGCAGCCGCCCCGTCCCGCGCAAGACCATCGCGCTGACCTTCGACGACGGCCCCGATCCGCGGTGGACTCCGAAGATCCTCGCCGTACTGGAGAAGTACGACGTTCCGGGCACGTTCTTCGTCGTCGGATCGATGACGGCACGCTATCCGGGAGCGGTCTGGGACATCGTCGAGGGAGGCAACGAGATCGGCGTCCACACCTTCACCCACGTCGACCTCTCGTACCAGAGCGCGGACCGCGTCGAGCGGGAGATGGCCCAGACACAGCTCGCCCTCGCCGGAGCCGCGGGCGTCAACACCTCGCTCTTCAGGGCTCCTTACTCCTCCACGCCCGACGCCATCGACGACTTCAGCTGGCCCGTCTACCGGCGGCTGGGCGCACGCGGCTACACCAGCGCCTTCGTGGACACCGACAGCGAGGACTGGCAGAACCCCGGGGTGGAGAAGATCGTCCAGAACGCCACCCCGAAGGGCGCCAAAGGCGCCTCCGTGCTCTTCCACGACTCCGGCGGCGACCGCACCCAGACGGTGACGGCGCTGGCGTCGTACATCGAGAAGATGAAGGCACGGGGCTACACCTTCACCACCGTCAGCGACGCGAGCCGCCGGCCCAGCCCCCACAGGCCGGTCACCGGAGTCCCGTTGTGGCAGGGCAGGGCGCTCGTCGCGGCGACCGCCGTCGCCGAGTTCGCCATGCCGCCCCTGGTCGTCGGGCTCACCGTCGCCGGTCTCGCGGTGCTGGGCCGCTCCGTGCTGATGCTCGTCCTCGCCCGGCGCCACCACCGGCAGCGCAACGGCCGCGGCTTCCGCTGGGGCACGGAGGTGGTGGAGCCGGTGAGCGTGATCGTCCCGGCTTACAACGAGAAGGAGTGCATCGCGGGCACCGTCGCCTCTCTTGCCCGCAGCACCCATCCGGTCGAGATCATCGTCGTCGACGACGGTTCGACGGACGGCACCCCGGAGATCGTCGAGGCGCTCGCCCTGCGCAACGTCAGGCTGGTGAGGCAGCGGAACGCGGGCAAGGCCGCCGCCCTCAACAGAGGGATCGCCCACGCACGTTGGGGCATCGTCGTGATGATGGACGGGGACACCGTCTTCGAGCCGGAGACGATCCGCACCCTGGTGCAGCCCTTCGCCGACCCGTCCGTCGGCGCGGTCGCGGGCAACGCGAAGGTCGGCAACCGCAGAACCGTCATCGGGGCGTGGCAGCACATCGAGTACGTGACGGGCTTCAACCTGGACCGCCGCATGTACGACCTGCTGCGCTGCATGCCCACCATTCCGGGCGCCGTCGGGGCGTTCCGCCGCCGGGCGCTGGCGGACACCGGCGGCTTGAGCGAGGACACGCTCGCCGAGGACACGGACGTCACCATCGCCCTGCAACGCGCGGGCTGGCGGGTGGTGTACGCCGAGCACGCGGTGGCGTGGACCGAAGCGCCGGGCTCCATGCGGGAGTTGTGGCGGCAGCGCTACCGCTGGAGCTACGGCACCATGCAGGCGCTGTGGAAGCACCGCCGGTCCGTCTTCGACCGGGGGCAGGCGGGACGCTTCGGGCGGGTGGGGCTGCCCCTGGTCGTCCTCTTCCAGATACTCACGCCGCTCCTCGCACCGCTGATCGACCTCTTCACCCTCTACGCGGCGATCTTCATCGATCCGCTGAAGTCGCTCGCCGCCTGGGGTCTCGTCCTGGCCGTGCAGCTGTTGTCCACCGCCTACGCGTTCCGGCTGGACCGGGAGAAGTACAGGTATCTGCTGATGCTGCCGCTTCAGCAGATCGTGTACCGGCAGTTGATGTACCTCGTGCTGATCCACTCCTGCATCACTGCCGCGACCGGCGGTCGCATGCGCTGGCAGAAGCTCAAACGCACCGGAGAGGTCGGAGCGTTGAGGGCGGGGTGA
- a CDS encoding MFS transporter → MTQPTDAPGPAKAAGEAPPMRPGRQLLAASVGNAVEWYDWLAYTFLATFIADEIFPASADDSLVPLLSTFAVFAVGFFMRPIGGLLLGAIADRRGRRAALTATILLMGGSSLLLALTPTYAAAGLLGPVVLVVARLLQGLSVGGEFAAATTFLVESAGPGRRGLFSSFQYVSTTVGQLIASGVTALLVARVDDAAMHQWGWRAAFVLGAVLSLVGFWIRRSSQETRSAEQQAAPRPKLFEALRTHPRESLLICGITTGATIAYYTWTSYLPTYAQVNVGFDKGDSLLIGTVSLAFFALLQPLGGMLSDRVGRKPLLLTFSVGFAVLCVPLLNSITDSFASLLLVQCAGMILLTGYTSVAAAVNAEVFPARVRASGIGFPYSATVALFGGTAPYMGTLFKELGRPGAFPWYVAALCLISALVYLKLPEGAKKPLER, encoded by the coding sequence ATGACGCAGCCCACCGATGCCCCCGGGCCCGCGAAGGCAGCCGGCGAGGCCCCGCCGATGCGCCCGGGCCGCCAACTGCTCGCCGCCTCCGTAGGCAACGCCGTCGAGTGGTACGACTGGCTCGCCTACACCTTCCTCGCCACCTTCATCGCCGACGAGATCTTCCCCGCGAGCGCGGACGACTCCCTCGTCCCGCTGCTGTCGACGTTCGCCGTCTTCGCCGTCGGCTTCTTCATGCGGCCCATCGGGGGGCTTCTGCTGGGGGCCATCGCCGACCGCCGTGGACGCCGTGCCGCGCTGACGGCCACCATCCTGCTGATGGGCGGCAGCAGCCTCCTGCTGGCGCTCACCCCGACCTACGCCGCGGCCGGACTGCTCGGCCCGGTCGTGCTCGTGGTCGCACGGCTGCTCCAAGGGCTCTCCGTGGGGGGCGAGTTCGCCGCCGCCACCACCTTCCTCGTGGAGTCCGCGGGGCCGGGGCGGCGCGGGCTGTTCTCCAGCTTCCAGTACGTCTCCACCACCGTCGGGCAGCTCATCGCCTCCGGTGTCACCGCGCTGCTCGTCGCCCGCGTCGACGACGCCGCGATGCACCAGTGGGGCTGGCGCGCGGCGTTCGTGCTCGGTGCGGTGCTCAGCCTCGTCGGTTTCTGGATCAGGCGCAGCTCGCAGGAGACCCGCAGCGCCGAGCAGCAGGCGGCGCCCCGGCCCAAGCTGTTCGAAGCGCTGCGCACCCACCCGAGGGAGTCGCTGCTGATCTGCGGCATCACCACGGGCGCCACCATCGCCTACTACACCTGGACCTCGTATCTGCCGACGTACGCACAGGTCAACGTCGGCTTCGACAAAGGCGATTCACTGCTGATCGGCACCGTGTCGCTGGCGTTCTTCGCGCTGCTGCAACCGCTGGGCGGCATGCTCTCCGACCGCGTCGGACGCAAGCCGCTGCTGCTGACGTTCTCCGTGGGCTTCGCCGTGCTGTGCGTGCCGCTGCTGAACTCGATCACCGACTCGTTCGCCTCGCTGCTGCTCGTGCAGTGCGCGGGCATGATCCTGCTGACCGGCTACACATCCGTCGCCGCCGCGGTCAACGCCGAGGTCTTCCCCGCGCGTGTACGGGCCTCCGGCATCGGGTTCCCGTACTCGGCGACGGTCGCCCTCTTCGGCGGCACCGCCCCCTACATGGGCACTCTGTTCAAGGAGTTGGGCCGCCCCGGCGCCTTCCCCTGGTATGTGGCGGCGCTGTGCCTGATCTCCGCCCTGGTGTATCTGAAGCTGCCGGAGGGAGCGAAGAAGCCGCTGGAGCGGTAG
- a CDS encoding class I SAM-dependent methyltransferase, giving the protein MTSFNRDGHAGTGPGEFTPDGCSVDLYARLPGNGEAEIVAAALPPGATLLELGAGAGRMTRPLVAAGLQVTAVDESEGMLAHVRPVAPAVRAPIEDLDLGRRFDAVLLASFLVNTADDAHRARLLRTCVRHTSPGGHVLIQRERDGLHDSLEPGSSWSRGELTVTVVSLEPAGDGASRTCLAYDFGGARWTQTFYSRNLPRPRFEAALAEAGLAVDSYLTDDRTWVRARVERDPASPTPASSPAS; this is encoded by the coding sequence ATGACCTCCTTCAACCGAGACGGACACGCGGGCACCGGCCCCGGCGAATTCACCCCCGACGGCTGCTCCGTCGACCTGTACGCCCGACTGCCCGGCAACGGCGAGGCGGAGATCGTCGCCGCCGCGCTGCCGCCGGGCGCCACGCTGCTCGAACTGGGCGCAGGCGCGGGCCGGATGACCAGGCCGCTGGTGGCGGCCGGGCTTCAGGTGACGGCCGTGGACGAGTCCGAGGGGATGCTCGCTCATGTGCGTCCCGTCGCGCCGGCCGTGCGAGCGCCCATCGAAGACCTCGATCTGGGGCGCCGGTTCGACGCCGTGCTGCTCGCCTCGTTCCTCGTCAACACCGCCGACGACGCGCATCGCGCCCGGCTGCTGCGTACCTGCGTCCGGCACACCTCACCCGGCGGGCACGTCCTCATCCAGCGGGAGCGCGACGGACTGCACGACAGCCTTGAGCCCGGGTCGAGTTGGAGCCGCGGCGAGCTGACCGTCACCGTCGTCTCCCTCGAACCGGCGGGCGACGGCGCGTCCCGTACGTGCCTCGCATACGACTTCGGGGGAGCACGCTGGACTCAGACGTTCTACTCCCGGAACCTTCCCCGGCCGCGCTTCGAGGCGGCGCTCGCGGAGGCCGGACTCGCCGTGGACTCCTATCTCACCGACGACCGCACCTGGGTGCGCGCCCGCGTCGAGCGTGATCCCGCCTCTCCCACTCCCGCTTCCTCCCCTGCTTCCTGA
- a CDS encoding amino acid permease, which yields MRRKPVELLVAEGGHGEGGELRRSLGLWQLTMISIGATLGTGIFVVLGEAVPDAGPAVVVSFIIAGLTALFSALSYAELAGTIPVAGSSYSYAYATMGELVAWVCGWCLLLEYGVSVAAVAVGWGQYIDELLHGTLGVTLPQALSAPPGDGGLFNVPALLVVVLAMAFLLGGARESARANTVMVAVKVVALLLFCAVAATGVRAGNYQPFMPLGMAGVSAAGATLFFSYIGFDAASTAGEEAKDPQRDLPRAILLSLVLVTALYCLVAAVAVGATPWQHFEGSEAALSGILHSVTGQGFWPTLLAFGAVVAIASVVLTVLYGQTRILFAMSRDGLVPSVFSKVDPRSGSPRANTVIVSAFCGLLAAAVPLGRLADATSIGTLFAFGLVNVAVIVLRRTRPDMRRTFRVPLSPLFPLAGLGLCLWMMFSLDAVTWQVFGLWMAVGAVVYFGYGMRRSRLRTAPDGTAAAAGPKSASTEE from the coding sequence ATGCGCCGCAAGCCCGTGGAACTGCTCGTCGCCGAGGGCGGCCACGGCGAGGGCGGAGAGCTGCGGCGCAGCCTCGGGCTGTGGCAGCTCACGATGATCAGCATCGGCGCGACCCTGGGCACCGGCATCTTCGTCGTCCTGGGCGAGGCCGTCCCGGACGCGGGCCCGGCGGTGGTCGTCTCGTTCATCATCGCCGGGCTGACGGCCCTCTTCTCCGCGCTCTCCTACGCGGAGCTGGCGGGCACGATCCCCGTCGCCGGCTCCTCCTACTCCTACGCATACGCCACGATGGGCGAGTTGGTCGCCTGGGTGTGCGGCTGGTGCCTGCTGCTGGAGTACGGGGTGTCGGTGGCGGCAGTCGCCGTCGGCTGGGGCCAGTACATCGACGAGCTGCTGCACGGCACGCTCGGCGTGACACTGCCGCAGGCGCTCTCGGCGCCGCCCGGCGACGGCGGGCTCTTCAACGTGCCGGCGCTGCTCGTCGTGGTGCTGGCCATGGCGTTCCTGCTCGGCGGCGCCAGGGAGAGCGCACGGGCCAACACCGTCATGGTCGCGGTGAAGGTCGTGGCGCTGCTGCTCTTCTGCGCCGTCGCCGCCACCGGGGTGCGCGCGGGCAACTACCAGCCCTTCATGCCGCTGGGCATGGCCGGAGTGAGCGCCGCAGGCGCCACCCTGTTCTTCTCGTACATCGGCTTCGACGCCGCGTCCACGGCCGGGGAGGAGGCGAAGGACCCGCAGCGCGACCTGCCCCGCGCCATCCTTCTCTCGCTCGTACTGGTCACCGCGCTGTACTGCCTGGTCGCGGCCGTCGCCGTCGGCGCCACGCCCTGGCAGCACTTCGAGGGCAGCGAGGCGGCGCTCTCCGGCATCCTGCACAGCGTCACCGGGCAGGGCTTCTGGCCGACGCTGCTCGCCTTCGGCGCGGTCGTCGCCATCGCCTCCGTCGTGCTGACGGTCCTCTACGGGCAGACCCGCATCCTCTTCGCGATGTCACGCGACGGCCTGGTGCCCTCCGTCTTCTCCAAGGTCGACCCGCGCAGCGGCAGCCCCCGCGCCAACACCGTGATCGTCTCCGCGTTCTGCGGACTCCTCGCCGCGGCCGTGCCGTTGGGGCGCCTCGCGGACGCCACCAGCATCGGCACGCTCTTCGCGTTCGGCCTCGTCAACGTCGCGGTGATCGTGCTGCGGCGTACGCGCCCGGACATGAGGCGTACCTTCCGGGTGCCTCTCTCGCCGCTCTTCCCGCTGGCCGGGCTGGGGCTGTGCCTGTGGATGATGTTCTCCCTGGACGCCGTCACCTGGCAGGTGTTCGGGCTCTGGATGGCCGTGGGCGCTGTGGTGTACTTCGGCTACGGAATGCGGCGCTCGCGCCTTCGGACCGCGCCGGACGGCACGGCTGCGGCGGCCGGGCCGAAGTCCGCCAGCACGGAGGAGTGA